The sequence GGCGCTCTTGCTCCGCCCGCTGACGCTCCTGCTCTGCCCGCTGACGCTCCTGCTCTGCCTGAGTGGGCACTAAACGCCCCTCTGCATCATAGAGCCGCAGCCATCGGTAGCGACGCCCGTGCCATACGCCTTCCCACACCCCAAGCCAGGCGTTCAGCACATTGCTCCAGAGCCA comes from Cyanobacteriota bacterium and encodes:
- a CDS encoding Uma2 family endonuclease → WLWSNVLNAWLGVWEGVWHGRRYRWLRLYDAEGRLVPTQAEQERQRAEQERQRAEQERQLREQAEAELERLKAKLREQGIEP